One window of the Zea mays cultivar B73 chromosome 3, Zm-B73-REFERENCE-NAM-5.0, whole genome shotgun sequence genome contains the following:
- the LOC100194009 gene encoding DNA polymerase alpha catalytic subunit, which translates to MEGSPADAAGSGRRTRTRGAEASGRAAVLQQLRAVRSGQIRASDAIQVKVDAPIYDTVPEEEYNVLVARRRKEAGEFIIDDDGLGYVEDGREEDWSHRALPSSSDEGSEGEDGAPRKRKQTRPPQAKRQPQQSAKVASLSAAAAKTGQQISSMFTSSVFKGRGSDRAKNLALAADSIVDDVIAEFAPDENDREERRRRVARVCAPQPVPTVSYIKPQKVILDAEMVRSENENDMVVELKNDTEMETNLEEIPGSSAELVVNKSLEEPKQEDNGEVKIEKAHRLNAKIKAEECRNNDVTSATEGWMKICGNGENAVGEEGVAVDGNTNVDESSEFELKDGALPFYILDAYEEPFGANSGTVYLFGKVEVGKQFHSCCVIVKNIQRCIYAIPNRSVFPMDSISGIERNPTADLLPSLRATLHELASGLKSEIADKLSDLNVSNFIMTPVKRNYAFERTDLPNGEQYVLKINYPYKDPALPADLRGEHFHALLGTNNSALELFLIKRKVKGPSWLSVSKFVTRPSTQRVSWCKFEVTVDCPKDISVLTTSTNLEVPTVVVGAVNLKTIINEKHNVHEIVSASLICCHRVKIDSPMRPEDWQKRGMLSHFTVVRKLEGSIFPIGLAKEASDRNQKAGSNVLALESSERALLNRLMIELSKLDCDVLVGHNISGFDLDVLLHRAQTCKVPSSMWSKIGRLRRSLMPRLTKGSTLYGSGASPGIMSCVAGRLLCDTYLCSRDLLKEVSYSLTQLAETQLKKVRKEVSPHDIPMMFQSSGELLKLVEYGETDAWLSLELMFHLSVLPLTRQLTNISGNLWGKTLQGARAQRVEYLLLHSFHARKFIAPDKFARNKELNSTKRKMNPDTGGANADDGAADPSVDDEVHNGDQSKARKGPSYAGGLVLEPKKGLYDKYVLLLDFNSLYPSIIQEFNICFTTVERSSDGSVPNLPASKVTGVLPELLRSLVERRRMVKSWLKTASGLKKQQFDIQQQALKLTANSMYGCLGFSNSRFYAKPLAELITLQGREILQNTVDLVQNNLNLEVIYGDTDSIMIHTGLDDISRAKAIAGKVIQEVNKKYRCLEIDLDGIYKRMLLLKKKKYAAIKVALDGSLRENIERKGLDMVRRDWSLLSKDIGDFCLKQILSGGTCDDVVESIHSSLVQVQEQMRSGQIELEKYVITKSLTKAPEDYPDAKNQPHVQVALRLKQNGYSGCSAGDTVPYIICSQQDSDNAHSVGIAQRARHPEELKRDPDKWMIDIDYYLSQQIHPVVSRLCASIQGTSPARLAECLGLDSAKFQPRLTESSNQDTSMMLLSVIDDEDERYRGCEPLRLSCPSCSGTFDCPPVSSLITSASATSVSDPIEGKDATANFWRHMRCPRCLDNTVESKFSPSMLANQMKRQADNFISLYYKGLQMCDDEGCKYSTHSVNLRVMGDSERGTVCPNYPRCNGRLVRQYKESDLYRQLSYFCYVLDATRCLEKLDQKARLPFEREFVAVGQTIKLALLEIQKIRDRCAFGWVQLKDLAVSI; encoded by the exons ATGGAAGGCTCACCCGCCGATGCCGCCGGCTCCGGCCGCCGCACGCGCACCCGGGGCGCGGAGGCGTCGGGGCGTGCCGCCGTGCTCCAACAACTCCGCGCCGTTCGCAGTGGTCAAATTCGTGCCTCCGACGCCATCCAGGTGAAGGTTGACGCCCCGATTTACGACACCGTCCCGGAGGAGGAGTACAACGTGCTCGTCGCTCGCCGCCGCAAGGAAGCAGGCGAGTTCATCATCGACGACGACGGGCTCGGTTACGTCGAGGACGGCCGCGAGGAGGACTGGAGCCACCGCGCTCTCccttcctcctccgacgagggatCTGAAGGCGAGGACGGCGCCCCCCGCAAGCGGAAGCAGACGCGCCCTCCCCAGGCGAAGCGCCAGCCGCAGCAGTCCGCCAAGGTGGCCTCTCTCTCCGCCGCTGCCGCAAAGACGGGCCAGCAGATCTCCTCTATGTTCACATCCTCGGTATTTAAGGGACGCGGCAGCGACCGCGCCAAGAACTTGGCACTGGCCGCCGACAGCATcgtggacgacgtcatcgccgagTTTGCACCTGACGAGAACGACCGTGAGGAGAGGCGGCGACGGGTTGCTAGGGTTTGTGCGCCGCAGCCTGTCCCAACAGTTTCCTACATCAAGCCTCAAAAGGTAATTCTCGATGCTGAAATGGTCAGATCGGAGAATGAAAATGATATGGTGGTGGAATTGAAGAACGATACTGAGATGGAAACCAATTTGGAAGAAATTCCTGGTTCTAGTGCTGAATTGGTGGTTAATAAGAGTTTGGAGGAGCCGAAGCAGGAGGATAATGGGGAAGTAAAGATAGAAAAGGCACACCGCCTCAATGCAAAGATTAAGGCGGAGGAGTGCAGAAATAATGATGTGACGAGTGCAACAGAAGGATGGATGAAGATATGTGGGAATGGGGAGAATGCAGTAGGTGAAGAAGGGGTGGCTGTTGATGGTAACACCAATGTGGATGAAAGTTCAGAGTTTGAGCTGAAAGATGGAGCACTGCCCTTCTACATACTGGATGCATACGAGGAACCATTTGGTGCTAATTCAGGCACAGTGTATTTGTTTGGGAAG GTTGAAGTTGGCAAGCAATTCCATAGTTGTTGCGTCATTGTAAAAAATATTCAAAGATGCATATATGCTATTCCAAACCGGTCAGTGTTTCCAATGGACTCCATATCAGGGATAGAAAGAAACCCCACTGCTGACCTTTTGCCATCACTTCGAGCAACTCTACAT GAGTTGGCATCAGGATTAAAGAGTGAAATAGCTGACAAATTGTCAGACCTCAATGTGTCAAATTTCATAATGACTCCAGTCAAG AGGAATTATGCATTTGAGAGGACTGATCTACCAAATGGAGAGCAGTATGTCCTAAAAATCAATTATCCTTACAAG GATCCTGCTCTACCAGCAGACCTCAGGGGTGAACATTTTCATGCATTGCTTGGGACAAACAATAG TGCTCTTGAATTGTTTCTTATCAAAAGGAAGGTCAAGGGACCTTCATGGCTGTCGGTTTCCAAGTTTGTGACACGGCCATCCACTCAGCGG GTCAGCTGGTGTAAATTTGAAGTTACAGTTGATTGCCCAAAGGATATATCTGTTTTGACAACAAGTACAAATCTAGAAGTTCCTACTGTTGTAGTTGGAGCAGTTAATCTCAAAACTATCATAAATGAGAAACACAATGTGCATGAGATTGTGTCGGCATCTCTCATATGTTGTCATCGGGTGAAG ATTGATAGTCCAATGCGTCCAGAAGATTGGCAGAAACGGGGAATGCTCAGCCATTTTACTGTTGTGCGCAAACTTGAAGGTAGCATATTTCCTATAGGTCTTGCTAAGGAAGCTTCTGATAGGAACCAGAAGGCTGGTAGCAACGTGCTAGCACTAGAAAGCAG TGAACGTGCATTATTAAATCGCTTGATGATTGAGCTGAGCAAACTTGATTGTGATGTACTTGTGGGACACAATATTTCAGGGTTCGACTTGGATGTGCTTCTACACCGTGCTCAG ACATGCAAAGTGCCAAGCAGCATGTGGTCCAAGATTGGTCGTCTCAGGCGATCATTAATGCCCAGGCTTACCAAAGGAAGCACACTCTATGGTTCTGGAGCAAGTCCAGGAATTATGTCCTGTGTTGCTGGCCGTCTTCTCTGTGACACCTATTTATGCTCTCGTGACCTTCTGAAGGAG GTGAGTTATTCCTTGACACAACTTGCAGAAACACAGTTAAAAAAGGTCAGGAAGGAGGTTTCTCCACACGATATACCTATGATGTTCCAGTCTTCAGGCGAACTGCTCAAACTG GTTGAATATGGTGAGACAGATGCATGGCTTTCTTTGGAGCTCATGTTTCATTTGAGTGTTCTCCCACTGACACGACAATTAACCAACATTAGTGGTAACCTGTGGGGGAAAACACTCCAG GGTGCTAGGGCTCAGAGGGTAGAATATCTACTACTGCATTCATTCCATGCAAGAAAATTTATTGCACCAGATAAATTTGCACGCAACAAAGAGCTGaactccacaaaaagaaaaatgaatCCTGATACTGGGGGTGCAAATGCTGATGATGGTGCTGCTGATCCTTCCGTTGATGATGAAGTGCATAATGGTGATCAAAGTAAAGCTAGAAAAGGACCTTCATATGCTGGTGGATTAGTTTTGGAGCCTAAGAAGGGTCTATATGACAAGTATGTTCTACTTCTCGACTTCAACAGCCTTTACCCTTCAATAATTCAG GAATTCAACATATGCTTTACCACTGTCGAGCGTTCTTCTGATGGCAGTGTACCTAATTTGCCAGCATCAAAAGTTACTGGTGTTTTACCTGAG TTGCTGAGGAGTTTGGTGGAGAGGAGAAGGATGGTTAAATCATGGTTGAAGACTGCTTCTGGTCTTAAAAAGCAGCAGTTCGATATTCAGCAACAAGCATTGAAACTTACTGCAAATAG CATGTATGGTTGCTTGGGCTTTTCCAACTCCAGGTTTTATGCAAAGCCACTTGCTGAGCTGATTACACTCCAA GGTAGAGAGATATTGCAAAACACTGTAGATCTGGTTCAGAACAATTTAAATTTGGAG GTTATCTATGGTGATACAgattctatcatgatacatactGGACTTGATGACATCTCCAGGGCAAAAGCAATTGCAGGAAAGGTTATTCAGGAG GTGAACAAAAAGTACCGTTGTCTGGAGATTGATCTTGATGGCATATACAAGAGAATGTTACTTCTTAAAAAGAAGAAATATGCTGCTATTAAAGTAGCACTGGATGGCAGCTTACGAGAG AACATTGAACGCAAGGGGCTCGATATGGTCAGACGTGATTGGAGTTTGCTGTCAAAAGACATTGGAGATTTTTGTCTTAAACAAATTCTGTCTGGAGG GACATGTGATGATGTTGTTGAGTCAATACATAGTTCACTTGTCCAG GTGCAAGAGCAAATGAGAAGTGGTCAAATAGAACTCGAAAAATATGTTATCACAAAGAGCTTAACAAAAGCACCAGAAGATTATCCAGATGCTAAAAATCAGCCTCATGTTCAG GTTGCTTTGAGACTCAAGCAAAATGGTTACTCTGGTTGCTCAGCTGGTGACACAGTACCTTATATAATTTGCTCTCAGCAG GACTCAGATAATGCACATTCTGTGGGAATAGCTCAGAGAGCTAGACATCCCGAGGAGTTAAAAAGAGACCCTGACAAGTGGATGATTGACATTGACTATTATTTATCACAACAG ATTCATCCTGTCGTTTCTCGTCTGTGTGCTTCCATTCAGGGCACTAGTCCAGCTCGTCTGGCTGAATGTCTGGGCCTTGATTCGGCTAAG TTCCAACCAAGATTGACTGAGTCGAGCAACCAAGATACATCTATGATGCTGTTATCTGTAATCGATGACGAAGATGAGAG ATATCGTGGTTGTGAACCACTGCGTTTGTCATGCCCAAGCTGTTCTGGTACCTTCGACTGCCCCCCTGTATCTAGTCTGATTACTAGTGCTAGTGCTACAAGTGTATCAGATCCAATTGAAGGAAAGGATGCTACTGCTAATTTCTGGCGCCATATGCGGTGCCCAAGATGCCTAGATAATACTGTTGAGTCCAAATTTTCCCCTTCTATGCTCGCCAACCAG ATGAAAAGACAGGCTGATAATTTCATTAGTCTATATTATAAAGGTTTGCAGATG TGTGACGATGAGGGTTGCAAATACTCGACTCACAGCGTAAACCTTAGAGTTATGGGGGATTCTGAGAGAGGAACTGTCTGTCCTAACTACCCACGCTGCAACGGTCGCCTAGTAAGACAG TACAAGGAGTCAGATCTGTACAGGCAACTATCATACTTTTGTTATGTACTTGATGCAACCCGGTGTCTTGAAAAG CTGGACCAGAAGGCAAGGCTCCCCTTCGAGAGAGAGTTTGTAGCAGTAGGCCAAACAATTAAATTGGCACTGCTAGAGATCCAGAAAATCCGAGACAGATGTGCATTTGGATGGGTTCAGCTAAAGGACCTTGCCGTATCAATATGA